CGTCTCTGTCCTTGTGCCTCCCGCCCGTTAGTTTCTCCTTTATCTTTTCTTTcaacccttttttctttcttcttcctccttgtcCATCATCCTCCGACTATAAACCAAATTCAACAACTCAAccaccaaaattttcttttagctAACAACATTCAAATTCAACAGGAGCCTGATTCGATATTATGTAAGTTccaggaaaaaaaacaaaacgtGTACACTTTACGTTAAATTACGGTTCATTATTAACAGGATCTGTCAGGCAAACAATTATGATGGCGCATTATACACACACAGACACACACATTGTAACTTGGCAAGTATCTCACCGAGCCAGAGCTTGAGCTGCTAGACCGATGAAGCTGCTCCTGATGTTGCTGGGTTCCAGTGGCAGCAGTTGGTCCGGTTCCAGTAGAATGGACAGCACTAGCCGTCCCGGCGGTGATAGCTACACCGCTAAGCTGCATTGGGTTGCCATACTCGTCCTGGAGCTGAACCGGGTTGCCATACTGGTCGGTCAACTGCATAGGATTTCCATATTCATCACGCAAGTCAGCCATTTTCCAGGTCTCCTGttattagaaaaaaataaagaaaaagggcaCTGAAATTCAAGGTTGCCTGAGACTTGGGGTAGACGAATTTTAGCTGCGATAacggctttgtttggattttggataTCGCAGGAGACTTAAAAAAGCCAAGAGAGGGATGAGGACGGTGGAAGGAGCACCGCGGTCTTTTCTGCATGGTACTGAAGGTCCTCACACGTATTAGCAGAGGAAGCTGAAGTGTATTGCCACGTATGAGACATCAAGGCACGTGTCTTCCGCTGGGGGATATTAAATACGTCATGGTCCCGAATTTTGGATTGGGATGATATATATCAGATATCCCtcccatccatccatccatcctTGAAATAATACCAAACGATCTTTTAATAATcacattcatatatatatatatatatatatatatttttttttttttttaaactatgaACAGAAGAAAAATGCCTTTTAAATTTTCACTAAAGAGACACGTGGTGAAGTCAGAATCCGCTGTCTTCTGAGTCGGTCAGTAACAAGTTAACAACACGAGAACACAAATCCCACCTAAGTCAAAAGTTGAAAGGC
This portion of the Coffea arabica cultivar ET-39 chromosome 2e, Coffea Arabica ET-39 HiFi, whole genome shotgun sequence genome encodes:
- the LOC113733488 gene encoding uncharacterized protein — its product is MADLRDEYGNPMQLTDQYGNPVQLQDEYGNPMQLSGVAITAGTASAVHSTGTGPTAATGTQQHQEQLHRSSSSSSGSSEDDGQGGRRKKKGLKEKIKEKLTGGRHKDRDDQEHIDDQHAHSASPPTTTTGSGTSTTVGGQHREQQHEKKSMMEKIMEKLPGHHDTH